In one window of Penaeus monodon isolate SGIC_2016 chromosome 36, NSTDA_Pmon_1, whole genome shotgun sequence DNA:
- the LOC119595479 gene encoding probable glutamate receptor gives MPKLHLRAWLTGAAFPQWACGVGTIVACLFVLTQPVLSVRPAWWTEAEVGRRAANPLKFKFLRAPHLRIAAESWPPHVQVERVEAEGGQVVTRAAGPMANFLEVLAKSLNFTYSVVLGDGYWGAPDANGTWNGMIGMLLREEADFGLGPFGMTHARSEVVDFTMPIFREVLHILVSRPRPEPDPWGFLAPLSWHVWVALALSCLVVAVVAVSVVWTLGFGGPSSIQQHLWAVYRVFLSQTLTWVPAGLSLRVTIWLWLTTVLVVMRSYSGALTSLLAVRTVPIKYDSLEDVLKDSSIKLLLEGSTALTGHLQTAKEGLYGQLAEAVRTRGRTIRASRMQEEAYAHIPNGRHAMFLEAVGCNKVYSDHFSRTGKCDFYMSRGVFWKLFYALVVPKNSPLRELINARILALREFGIYERWALDQVPNRTHCLKLPTKLKLQEPYSLLGLWAVFALFGTGMAIAVVAFGLELIASSLGLQDRG, from the exons ATGCCGAAATTACATCTGCGGGCGTGGCTTACGGGCGCCGCATTTCCTCAATGGGCGTGTGGCGTAGGGACGATCGTGGCGTGTCTGTTTGTATTAACGCAGCCGGTCTTAAGCGTAAGGCCAG CATGGTGGACCGAGGCAGAAGTGGGAAGGAGGGCCGCCAATCCGCTGAAATTCAA GTTCCTCCGGGCTCCGCACCTCCGGATCGCCGCCGAGTCCTGGCCTCCGCACGTGCAGGTGGAGAGGGTCGAGGCGGAAGGAGGCCAGGTGGTCACGAGAGCAGCTGGGCCAATGGCGAACTTCCTCGAGGTTCTTGCGAAGTCTCTGAACTTCAC GTACAGCGTGGTACTGGGCGATGGGTACTGGGGTGCACCTGATGCCAATGGTACCTGGAACGGGATGATAGGAATGCTACTGAGGGAG GAGGCTGACTTCGGTCTCGGTCCGTTCGGGATGACGCATGCGCGAAGCGAGGTGGTGGACTTCACGATGCCCATCTTCAGAGAGGTCCTGCACATCTTAGTATCCCGCCCCCGGCCTGAACCGGACCCCTGGGGCTTCCTTGCCCCCCTCTC GTGGCACGTTTGGGTGGCACTGGCACTGTCATGCCTTGTGGTTGCTGTTGTGGCTGTGTCGGTGGTGTGGACCCTTGGCTTCGGCGGCCCTTCGAGCATCCAGCAGCATCTGTGGGCTGTTTACCGCGTCTTCTTATCCCAGA ccctgACGTGGGTGCCAGCTGGCTTGTCGCTCCGTGTTACCATCTGGCTTTGGCTTACTACCGTCCTCGTCGTGATGCGCAGTTACAG CGGTGCTTTGACGTCCCTGTTGGCTGTCCGGACGGTGCCCATCAAATACGACTCCCTGGAAGACGTGCTGAAGGATTCTAGCATCAAATTGCTCTTGGAAGGATCGACTGCTCTCACCGGCCACCTGCAG ACGGCGAAGGAGGGCTTGTACGGACAGCTCGCCGAGGCCGTTCGCACGCGCGGCAGGACGATCCGAGCCAGCAGGATGCAGGAGGAGGCCTACGCTCACATCCCCAACGGGCGCCACGCCATGTTTCTGGAGGCTGTGGGCTGTAACAAGGTGTACTCGGACCACTTCAGCAGGACAG GGAAGTGTGATTTCTACATGTCGCGAGGAGTGTTCTGGAAGCTTTTCTACGCTCTCGTTGTGCCCAAGAACAGTCCTCTCCGGGAACTCATCAACGCTAG GATCTTAGCTCTGCGGGAATTTGGCATTTACGAGCGCTGGGCGTTGGATCAAGTGCCCAACAGAACACACTGCCTCAAACTTCCCACGAAACTCAAGCTTCAGGAGCCCTACAGCCTACTAGGCCTTTGG gcAGTCTTTGCACTCTTCGGGACCGGCATGGCAATCGCTGTCGTTGCTTTTGGTCTCGAGTTAATCGCCAGTTCGCTCGGACTTCAAGACAGAGGCTGA